CGAACATTTCAGTTTCGATGTCGCAAAACACCGGAAACTCTCGTGCCAAATCTTGTATCGGGCAGTGCCCCTGGCATAGCTGAACGCTATGCATCAGTGCCGTTGCCACCTTGGTGTCAACTTTTCGGGTGTACCCTACGAATCCGTCAGCACTAAGCAAATTGCTAAGTACTTCGGCTCGTGCTTCCAGCCCTTCAACACCGGTGAGCGCCTTGGCGTACCGGGTTTCCATTTCAGCGAAACGGTTCCGAGCGAACTTGCGAATGGCATCGTCGCCGGCAGCTTCGCCGAGCATCTTTAGAGCATCGGTGGCAATTTCCAAATAATCGTTGCCGAGCTTTGTCTGGCCGCGGTGCGAGAGCACGTAGCGGCGGGACGGACGCCCTGCACCCGACTTCTGGTTTGCTACCAGTTTCACCTCGACGAGCCCAGATTTTGACAGCGCGTCAAGGTGGCGACGAACGGCCGCTGGCGTGAAGCCTAGCTTGTTGCCAAGCTCGGCCGCACTAACCGGCCCGTCCTCAAGTACTGCGTAGAGGACACGGTCGCGCGTGCGTTCTTCGGTATCCCCAACTGCACCAAGCGTTTCTGCAGTGGAGTCACTAGCTGAGTCCAAATTTGATGAATACACAACACAATCATGCGTAAATTTTCCCGCCCGGTCTAGTAAGGAAGGACTTACTAAGGGAGAGCTTGCCCACTTCTAGATCCGTACCTTATTAGCGCCTAGCGTTTTTTATTCTTCCGCTGACGCGTATCGCTGGCGAGCATTGGTGACACGTTCATCTAAATAACAAGTTCGACATGTCGTAGAATGTTTTGGTGTCTTCCGTAACCCCCAGTCTCGTCATCAAGGAACTGGCCAAAGATTTAGGGCCTGTCCCCGCCTTGGACAATCGCATGTTGCGCGTCCTTGAATCGGTATCCCTCAAGGCATACCCCGGCCAAGTCACTACCCTCCTCGGCGCGAATGGCGCAGGTAAGTCCACAACTTTGGCATGCGCCCAAGGGCTCTTACGACCAGAAGGTGGCACTGTTGAGCTACTGGGTCAAGATCCCTACGGCGATAACCCCGAACTCCGATCGCGTGTAGGTGTCATGCTTCAAGATGGTGGTTTGCCACCATCGATGCGTCCAGTACCCCTGTTGCGACATGTCGCCTCGCTCTACCAGAACCCCATCGACATCGATGCATTGATTAAACGCCTAGACCTTGAGTCCTTTGGCACTCGCACAATTCGCCGGCTTTCTGGCGGACAGAAACAACGAGTTGCTCTCGCCATCGCACTGGCTGGCGATCCAGAAGTTGTTTTCCTCGATGAGCCAAGCGCCGGGCTTGACCCACAATCGCGCCAAGTTGTCTTCGACTTAATTGCGGAATTGCGTGATGCTGGCAAGGCCATCATTCTCACCACGCACCTGATGGATGACGCGCAGCGCCTGAGCGATTACGTGTACATCATCGACAAGGGCTGCACGGTAGCTCAGGGAACAGTTGCCGAACTCACCGACCGGGCCGCCGAAGACCAAGATGCCCGCCCAATTTCTTTTGCAGCACAACCAGGCCTCAGCCTGCCAGAACCGCCCGCAGGACTTTACCTGTCCGAGACTTCGGCTGGCGAGTATCGCTTGGACGGGATCAGCTCCCCAGAGCATCTGCACTGGCTCACCAGCTGGTGGCTCAAAGAAGGCATTCTGCCTTCCCAGTTAAACCTGCAGTCCCGAAGCCTCGAAGACGTATTCCTCGAATTCGCACAGAAGGAGGAACACGCATGAGCCAACAAGTAGTCACCAACAATGCGGTTTCGCCATTTAAACGCATTCTCATCCAAGGTAAATACGAATCCTTGCAGATGTTGAGCAACGGTGAACAACTGATTCTTGCGGTGGTGATGCCACTGATTGCCCTATTCGTGCTCACTTTAACGAACCTTCTTGACGACGTGGCCGAACGAAGCATCGATGCTGCCGTTCCTGGCGTTTTGGCGTTGTGCGTCATTTCAACAGCGTTCACTGGACAAGGCATCGGCACCGGATTCGACCGTCGCTATGGCGTTCTCAAAATGTTCTCCACGACTCCCCTAGGAAAGACTGGACTCATTTTCGGCAAGGTCATCGCAGTACTAACCGTTCTGGTGATTCAGGTAGTTCTTATTACCGTCGTTGCGCTGTTCATGGGGTGGCACCCGAACCTCTGGGGTATTGCGCCAGGCATCCTCTTCCTGCTCCTTGGCGCTGCCGCGTTCACTTCTCTGGGACTACTCATTGCTGGAACCGTGCGACCAGAAGCCACCTTGGCCATCACTAACCTTGCTTGGATCTTGCTCGCTGGCGCCGGCGGCGTGCTGTACCCGCTAAGCATGGCTCCTGCATGGATTCAGCCAACGCTAAATGCGTTACCGTCAGCAGCTCTTGGTGACGCCATGCGTGAGGCACTAATTTCAGGCCACTTCAGTATCGCTGGTCTTATTTTCTTAGTCCTTTGGTCTGCTGCTGGCTCATTTGCGGCCATCAAGCTCTTCAAATGGAACTAACCACCACACACATCTTCAAGGGAGATTTCCATGTCTTCAGACCTAGCTACTAAGAGCTGGTCCGAAAAGCTACCAACGAAGGTCACCGGACTAGTACATGGCCTCGCGATCGCTTCGTTGGTCTCGCAGGTAGGCATCATCGTCACTGGCGGTGCCGTTCGACTGACCAATTCCGGTCTCGGATGCTCGCATTGGCCAAATTGCGTACCCGGCTCCATGACCCCAGTGCCTGCAATGGGTATCCACGGCATCATCGAGTTCGGCAACCGTACCTTGACGTTTGTACTCTTGGCGATCGCCGTCGCATTCCTGATTTCGGTATGGTCGATGCGACGGACCCACGCTTCGTTGTTCAAACTGGGGCTAGTTCTCCTACTTGGGATTCCGGGACAAGCAGTAATTGGCGGAATCACCGTGTGGACGGGACTGAATCCTTGGGTTGTCTCCTTGCACTTCCTGCTTTCAGGGACGCTAGTCATCTTGGCCACGATATTGGTCAATCGCACGCGCACCGAATTGAAGGCTCAAGAGCATCAGCCGACTACTAAGACTATCCGCCAGGTCGCTACCGCTGCTTGGATCTTTAGCATCATCTCGGTCATTCTAGGCACTATTGTCACTGGAACTGGACCCCACGCAGGCGACGCGACGACCCCGCGTCATATGTTTGATCCGCTACTGGTCACACGCATGCATACCGCTCCGGTATACCTGCTCATTCTCGCTACGATCGTCCTGCTTGTTTTGGCCTATAAGGCCGGCGAGAATGCCCGTTTACGCGCTTCGCTGTGGTGGTTAGTAGTCGTCATCCTCATCCAGGCTGCCATCGGCTACACACAGCATTTCACTGGCTTGCCGATTGCTCTAGTGCTCTTGCATATGTTGGGAGCAAGCCTGCTCTTGGTATCGAGTACAGACGTTTGGGATCGAGCTAATCTTCTTCCAAAATATCAACGAGTAGATAGCTAACATCAACTCAAAAGCCTGGGTGGCCCTGCAAATTTTGCAGGGCCACCCAGGCTTTTTTGTAGGACGAATGCCTACTGAGCCATCGCACGCTTCTCAAACCAGAGGAGTCCATATAAGCCAAAATAAAAGTAGGCAATGCCAGCAAGCCAGAATGCCGCCATCAGCATTCCCTGATCAATGATCGACAGTACAGACAGTGCTACACCTATGAGGCAGGTAGCCCAAAGAGCAACTCTCACGTTTAGTAGGAAGCCAATCCCACAAATGAGCCCAACCACTAAGTAGATGTAAGGACCTGCACCTTCAACGGCACCGGTCATAACTCCTGAAATGATTAACAGGACGGGGAGCAGCATGGTTACGCCGCCAATAATCTGAATCCTGCGGGATCGCTTAGTCCGGCTCAGGTGACTAAGTTTAAGATTATTCGCACCGGCTAACATCCACGCGGTAATCATTGATGGGACGAAAAACATTCCCAGTCCCGTTCCGCAAATAAGTACCACAAAGGTCATGATGAGCGCCGCCGCGATACTGTATTTGCGCGCAATCACCGGCTTCATCACGGCTGATGTTGCCACCATGAGTGCCAATGCTATGAAAACCAGAAGTTGGGTAGCGGCAAAGACATCAGAGTATCCGTAATTGATACTCAGCCCCTGGGCCTCGGCGGGGCCAAACCCCATGTTGACAACCGTTGAATCTGAAGAACGTGAAACGATCGCAGCAAACAGGCCAGTAACCAGTGCCACAATGCCAAGTATGCGCCGTATCCGTCGCATTCTGGGCGCATTCCCCTCGCGTAAAACTTCATCCAGATAGGGCGCCGCCACAGATTCAGGTGAGCCCAGAGCCGCAATAATTTCGCTTTCAGTACGTCCGCGCTCTCGGCCTTCGTCAATATGCTCTGCGATGTCTTCAACAAGCCCATGTCGCGCTTCTACCGGAACGTTCCGTAATAGGCGGTCCAGTGAGCGCAAATAATCCTCGACGTTTTGATCCTTAGTGCCCCTGGCCATGTTGCCCTCCCAGCAATTCATCAACCTGTGTCGTAATTTCCGCCCACACGGTGCGAAACTCTTTGAGCATGACTCGTCCATGCTCAGTGATTGAATAGTATTTTCGTTTTCTACCTGCCCCGCCTTCTTCCCAGCGAGTTTCAACCAACCCGGCGGTTTTCATGCGGGCCAGTAACGGGTACAAGCTGCCTTCCCCCGCCGTTAGATGACGTTTGGTCAGCTCTTCAGCAAGTTCTAGGCCATATTTGTCGTCATTTGCCAGCGAACCTAAAACACAATATTCAAGAACGCCCTTGCGTATGTTCGTTGCTATCTTTTCGCGCTGTTCGAGCATAGAAACACCATACCTTGTATAACAAGACTTGTATAGCAAGATATAAACATTAGACAATCTCCACGAAGGAAAACCCACTAATGGGCAAACAAAAGCCCCTCCGCTCATCATTGATGTTGCGAAGGGGCGATTAGATTTTACAATCCAAAGTAGTACTTAGCCGAACAGTGGGCTTCCCACGAACGGATCAATGGCCAGAGCCAAGAAAACGATCGACAGGTAGGTGATGGAAATATGGAAGACCTTCATGGCCTTACGATTGACGACCGCAGGCTTGTGGTCACCCTGAGCTTCACGGTAGAGCACATGAGATTCGTAGATGAACCAGACACCAGCGCCACCGGCAATCGCCGTGTAGACGATACCTGCATGACCCAGTGGCACCAACAGAAGCGAACAAACCACTGTTGCCCATGCGTAAAGCACAACCTGCACCGACACGCGACGAGCATTGGCGATAGCGCCGAGCATTGGCACCGAAGCGGCGTTGTAGTCCTCTGCATACTTCATCGATAGAGGCCAGTAATGAGGAGGAGTCCACAAGAAAATGACCAAGAACAGAATGATCGCTGGCCATTCAATGGTCTCTTTAACTGCAGCCCATGCGATCAGCACTGGCATGCATCCGGCAATCCCGCCCCAGACGATGTTCTGCGCGGTGCGGCGCTTGAGAATCATCGTGTAGAAAACTACGTACAGCAAGATCGCCGCCAAGCCGAGGGCTGTGGTGAGCGGATTAGTTCCTACCCAAAGCACCACCAAGGACGTAATCGCTAGGGCCCATGAGAAGATCAGCGCTTCCTTAGGGGTCAGATCGCCAGTCACGAGCGGACGACCCTTGGTACGCTTCATCAACTTGTCCATGTCGCGATCGAGATAGCAGTTGAATGCTCCCGACGC
The nucleotide sequence above comes from Glutamicibacter sp. B1. Encoded proteins:
- a CDS encoding helix-turn-helix transcriptional regulator, with protein sequence MYSSNLDSASDSTAETLGAVGDTEERTRDRVLYAVLEDGPVSAAELGNKLGFTPAAVRRHLDALSKSGLVEVKLVANQKSGAGRPSRRYVLSHRGQTKLGNDYLEIATDALKMLGEAAGDDAIRKFARNRFAEMETRYAKALTGVEGLEARAEVLSNLLSADGFVGYTRKVDTKVATALMHSVQLCQGHCPIQDLAREFPVFCDIETEMFARLLGVDVRRLSTLAGGGHVCTTHIPVGREKAPMRAEKRTRIQFTKQERPR
- a CDS encoding ABC transporter ATP-binding protein is translated as MSSVTPSLVIKELAKDLGPVPALDNRMLRVLESVSLKAYPGQVTTLLGANGAGKSTTLACAQGLLRPEGGTVELLGQDPYGDNPELRSRVGVMLQDGGLPPSMRPVPLLRHVASLYQNPIDIDALIKRLDLESFGTRTIRRLSGGQKQRVALAIALAGDPEVVFLDEPSAGLDPQSRQVVFDLIAELRDAGKAIILTTHLMDDAQRLSDYVYIIDKGCTVAQGTVAELTDRAAEDQDARPISFAAQPGLSLPEPPAGLYLSETSAGEYRLDGISSPEHLHWLTSWWLKEGILPSQLNLQSRSLEDVFLEFAQKEEHA
- a CDS encoding ABC transporter permease, which gives rise to MSQQVVTNNAVSPFKRILIQGKYESLQMLSNGEQLILAVVMPLIALFVLTLTNLLDDVAERSIDAAVPGVLALCVISTAFTGQGIGTGFDRRYGVLKMFSTTPLGKTGLIFGKVIAVLTVLVIQVVLITVVALFMGWHPNLWGIAPGILFLLLGAAAFTSLGLLIAGTVRPEATLAITNLAWILLAGAGGVLYPLSMAPAWIQPTLNALPSAALGDAMREALISGHFSIAGLIFLVLWSAAGSFAAIKLFKWN
- a CDS encoding COX15/CtaA family protein, with the translated sequence MSSDLATKSWSEKLPTKVTGLVHGLAIASLVSQVGIIVTGGAVRLTNSGLGCSHWPNCVPGSMTPVPAMGIHGIIEFGNRTLTFVLLAIAVAFLISVWSMRRTHASLFKLGLVLLLGIPGQAVIGGITVWTGLNPWVVSLHFLLSGTLVILATILVNRTRTELKAQEHQPTTKTIRQVATAAWIFSIISVILGTIVTGTGPHAGDATTPRHMFDPLLVTRMHTAPVYLLILATIVLLVLAYKAGENARLRASLWWLVVVILIQAAIGYTQHFTGLPIALVLLHMLGASLLLVSSTDVWDRANLLPKYQRVDS
- a CDS encoding DUF1700 domain-containing protein encodes the protein MARGTKDQNVEDYLRSLDRLLRNVPVEARHGLVEDIAEHIDEGRERGRTESEIIAALGSPESVAAPYLDEVLREGNAPRMRRIRRILGIVALVTGLFAAIVSRSSDSTVVNMGFGPAEAQGLSINYGYSDVFAATQLLVFIALALMVATSAVMKPVIARKYSIAAALIMTFVVLICGTGLGMFFVPSMITAWMLAGANNLKLSHLSRTKRSRRIQIIGGVTMLLPVLLIISGVMTGAVEGAGPYIYLVVGLICGIGFLLNVRVALWATCLIGVALSVLSIIDQGMLMAAFWLAGIAYFYFGLYGLLWFEKRAMAQ
- a CDS encoding PadR family transcriptional regulator → MLEQREKIATNIRKGVLEYCVLGSLANDDKYGLELAEELTKRHLTAGEGSLYPLLARMKTAGLVETRWEEGGAGRKRKYYSITEHGRVMLKEFRTVWAEITTQVDELLGGQHGQGH
- a CDS encoding heme o synthase: MKRKASSYLALTKPRVIELLLVSTLPTMIFAQRGFPSVWLMVSTLVGGAMAAGASGAFNCYLDRDMDKLMKRTKGRPLVTGDLTPKEALIFSWALAITSLVVLWVGTNPLTTALGLAAILLYVVFYTMILKRRTAQNIVWGGIAGCMPVLIAWAAVKETIEWPAIILFLVIFLWTPPHYWPLSMKYAEDYNAASVPMLGAIANARRVSVQVVLYAWATVVCSLLLVPLGHAGIVYTAIAGGAGVWFIYESHVLYREAQGDHKPAVVNRKAMKVFHISITYLSIVFLALAIDPFVGSPLFG